In one window of Eggerthella guodeyinii DNA:
- a CDS encoding DUF5679 domain-containing protein, which translates to MAIEAYCVKCKAKKEMKDPVESLTKNGKPITKGKCPDCGTTICRIGAAK; encoded by the coding sequence ATGGCTATTGAAGCTTATTGCGTGAAGTGCAAGGCCAAGAAAGAGATGAAGGACCCCGTTGAGAGCCTGACCAAGAACGGCAAGCCTATCACGAAGGGCAAGTGCCCCGACTGCGGCACCACCATTTGCCGCATCGGTGCTGCGAAATAA
- a CDS encoding aminopeptidase yields the protein MYITEQMQKDAGLSAIIEDFSGAPGAEAPRVICCAATLVITVLALFLPVVGVASIVITLIAALLFAAEVFNRPVLSRAFARGVSQNVVAKYEPSYSAEAGGSRRRKVIVVSRYDSGKVRAELNGPLLSILPILQWATFGAMVFLPLLLIVRNVIFLNAEGVTAIVLNVLACIALVLVALPIVFALLHKLASYNEAANCNAAGTAVMMEVARRVGRGRVSEAELAARTDASIHGEDAARAAGLVPEGAQLVYEAASVKPPEPAPQTPEARLAAAKAAVAALSGKPVTGVSASDIAQNLVQIKEPPLPTPTDEGYRELRGETREALSSIPEDTMQEALANAEAAAAEEAARAAAEAAAIAAATAGMAASSYAAVSQASEPSDGVPDWFKKAQEKAKKPRADKPVQRSKFASALDAADEVSENAAHFSETGVAAERKPESATAFEYEEAREVKAPQWHAPEAEGAAAPAGAEAVEAPAVEGVYDMPAPDGAQAFASSLSAPQETAPVAPVDPFSTTAMPPIDVSELRLDDLPPINDVPMPSFLDPRKVQEEARAAQADEHRTGNRVDVTGAPIGASGRIDVIPDRYDDPAAAAPQAEDAAPRPIVLPDIGVSAANLPPISELPKQRAPLADVESSGKSAAKSLLTMLPSINVGEEPSDDAPVGESAGASDQAAVEKKHSLRSILPSLSGSISRTDIAEGKTSNVSAAGAFVPAGATGTFAPIGDELLDNVDPDDIYIDDADDSAYDQNFTETGAFAGPGYVEMPKSRVHRLFDRLRRKNKDQEPSPQEWLEVDETFDARTVGAERGGWESFREDDGLMDPGATTQMNPYEAGYEDDEYDTFEDDGFDGPYEYDNVDEYDDGYGPDERRPWHGGAFSPRRMERAELDREEAPGESFDALDFDDPDVPAELKQIYQFRNPDINTEVWFVALGSELAQNGGMRAFLTEHQQDLRGSIIIDLDALGAGDLCMVEQEGMYRSVKTSSRMKRYVKKASQATGLNVGSAQIKWKDSASSYAIKQGYQAMHLAGMDGAKPAFFAQGDDVLENIDEQTLEANADFVMELLKNI from the coding sequence TTGTACATTACCGAGCAGATGCAGAAGGACGCGGGTCTTTCCGCCATCATCGAAGATTTCAGCGGCGCCCCCGGTGCCGAGGCCCCGCGCGTGATCTGCTGCGCGGCGACGCTGGTCATCACCGTACTCGCCTTGTTCTTGCCGGTGGTGGGCGTGGCGTCCATCGTGATCACGCTGATCGCCGCGTTGCTGTTCGCGGCCGAGGTGTTCAACCGTCCCGTGTTGTCCCGCGCGTTCGCTCGCGGCGTCAGCCAGAACGTGGTGGCGAAGTACGAGCCCAGCTACTCGGCTGAAGCGGGCGGATCGCGTCGCCGCAAGGTCATCGTGGTGTCCCGCTACGACAGCGGCAAGGTGCGCGCCGAGCTCAACGGCCCCTTGCTGTCGATCCTCCCCATCCTGCAATGGGCGACGTTCGGCGCGATGGTGTTCCTGCCGTTGCTCCTGATCGTCCGCAACGTGATATTCCTCAACGCCGAAGGCGTGACCGCCATCGTGCTGAACGTGCTGGCGTGCATCGCGCTCGTGCTGGTGGCGCTGCCCATCGTGTTCGCCCTGTTGCACAAGCTGGCTTCGTACAACGAAGCCGCCAACTGCAACGCCGCAGGCACGGCGGTGATGATGGAGGTCGCGCGCCGCGTGGGACGCGGGCGCGTGAGCGAGGCCGAGCTGGCCGCCCGCACCGATGCGTCGATCCATGGCGAGGATGCCGCGCGTGCGGCGGGACTCGTGCCCGAAGGCGCGCAGCTCGTGTACGAAGCAGCCAGCGTGAAGCCGCCCGAGCCCGCCCCGCAGACGCCCGAAGCGCGTCTGGCCGCCGCGAAAGCCGCGGTTGCCGCGCTGTCCGGCAAACCCGTGACGGGCGTGTCCGCGTCCGATATCGCCCAGAACCTCGTGCAGATCAAAGAGCCCCCGCTGCCGACGCCCACCGACGAGGGCTATCGCGAGCTGCGCGGCGAAACGCGCGAAGCGCTGTCCAGCATTCCCGAGGACACGATGCAGGAAGCCCTGGCAAACGCCGAAGCTGCCGCTGCCGAAGAGGCCGCGCGCGCCGCTGCCGAAGCAGCCGCCATCGCCGCGGCAACGGCCGGCATGGCCGCGTCGTCGTATGCGGCCGTGAGCCAGGCGAGCGAACCGAGCGACGGCGTGCCCGACTGGTTCAAGAAGGCGCAGGAAAAAGCCAAGAAGCCGCGCGCGGACAAGCCGGTCCAGCGCTCGAAGTTTGCAAGCGCGCTCGACGCCGCGGACGAAGTGAGCGAGAACGCCGCGCACTTCTCCGAGACGGGCGTCGCAGCCGAGCGCAAGCCCGAGAGCGCGACCGCTTTCGAGTACGAAGAGGCCCGCGAGGTCAAAGCTCCCCAGTGGCATGCTCCCGAGGCGGAAGGCGCCGCAGCTCCGGCGGGTGCCGAAGCGGTCGAGGCGCCGGCAGTTGAGGGCGTTTACGACATGCCCGCGCCCGACGGCGCGCAAGCCTTCGCATCGTCGCTTTCCGCTCCGCAGGAAACGGCTCCCGTGGCGCCTGTCGACCCGTTCTCCACCACGGCGATGCCTCCCATCGACGTGAGCGAGCTGCGTCTGGACGACCTGCCGCCCATCAACGACGTTCCCATGCCCTCGTTCCTCGATCCGCGCAAGGTGCAGGAAGAGGCCCGCGCGGCCCAGGCCGACGAGCATCGCACCGGCAACCGCGTCGACGTGACGGGTGCTCCCATCGGCGCAAGCGGCCGCATCGACGTGATCCCCGATCGCTACGACGATCCCGCTGCTGCCGCGCCGCAGGCCGAGGACGCGGCGCCGCGTCCCATCGTGCTGCCCGACATCGGCGTGTCGGCCGCGAACCTCCCCCCGATCTCCGAGCTTCCGAAGCAGCGCGCCCCGCTGGCCGACGTGGAATCGTCGGGCAAGAGCGCCGCGAAGAGCCTGCTGACCATGCTCCCTTCGATCAACGTTGGCGAAGAGCCCTCCGACGACGCGCCTGTTGGCGAAAGCGCGGGCGCATCCGACCAGGCTGCGGTTGAGAAGAAGCATTCGCTCCGTTCGATACTCCCGTCGCTTTCCGGCTCCATCAGCCGCACCGACATCGCCGAGGGCAAGACGTCGAACGTCAGCGCAGCCGGCGCGTTCGTCCCGGCGGGCGCGACGGGCACGTTCGCTCCCATTGGCGACGAACTGCTGGACAACGTCGATCCCGACGACATCTACATCGACGATGCCGACGATTCCGCCTACGACCAGAACTTCACCGAGACGGGCGCCTTCGCCGGTCCCGGCTACGTGGAGATGCCGAAATCGCGCGTGCATCGCCTGTTCGACCGCTTGCGTCGCAAGAACAAGGACCAGGAACCCTCGCCGCAGGAATGGCTCGAGGTGGACGAGACCTTTGACGCGCGCACGGTGGGTGCCGAGCGCGGCGGCTGGGAGAGCTTCCGCGAGGACGACGGCCTGATGGATCCTGGTGCGACCACTCAGATGAACCCGTACGAAGCCGGCTACGAAGACGACGAATACGATACGTTCGAGGACGACGGATTCGACGGCCCGTACGAGTACGACAACGTCGACGAGTACGACGACGGCTACGGTCCCGACGAGCGGCGCCCCTGGCACGGCGGCGCGTTCTCGCCGCGCCGCATGGAGCGGGCCGAGCTCGATAGGGAAGAAGCTCCGGGCGAGTCGTTCGACGCGCTCGACTTCGACGATCCCGACGTGCCGGCCGAGCTCAAGCAAATCTACCAGTTCCGCAATCCCGATATCAACACGGAAGTGTGGTTCGTCGCGCTGGGATCCGAACTTGCCCAGAACGGCGGCATGCGCGCGTTCCTCACCGAGCACCAGCAGGATCTCCGCGGTTCCATCATCATCGATCTCGACGCGCTGGGCGCGGGCGATCTGTGCATGGTCGAGCAGGAGGGCATGTACCGTTCGGTGAAAACCTCGTCGCGCATGAAGCGCTACGTGAAGAAGGCGTCGCAGGCGACCGGCCTGAACGTCGGCAGCGCCCAGATCAAATGGAAGGACAGCGCTTCGTCCTACGCCATCAAGCAGGGCTACCAGGCCATGCACCTGGCGGGCATGGACGGCGCGAAGCCGGCCTTCTTCGCTCAAGGCGACGACGTGCTGGAGAACATCGACGAGCAGACGCTTGAGGCGAATGCCGACTTTGTTATGGAGTTGTTGAAGAATATATAG
- the rlmN gene encoding 23S rRNA (adenine(2503)-C(2))-methyltransferase RlmN — MDKPIKTYALPELASLMKELGQPAFRAQQVQEWLYQRHATSYDEMTNLPGALREVLAKRFPLTTPLIVDCQVSKDKTRKYLIEFDDGIRVETVAIPSRGGDRLTVCFSTQAGCAIGCAFCATGQEGFARNLTPGEIVDQVLIAQEDMGKRVTNVVGMGQGEPFLNYDNTMAALRILNHKKGLGIGARHISVSTCGILPGLKRFAEEPEQFTLAVSLHAARQPIRDLIMPNVARYKLPALKEALQEYVSKTSRRVTLEYIMIEGVNDAPADLKALQKFCSNLMCHVNLIPINAIEGSEFQPSPPETIEQWLSAIQKKGTEATLRDSRGSDIAGACGQLKNTFK, encoded by the coding sequence ATGGATAAACCAATTAAAACTTACGCGCTTCCCGAACTCGCTTCTCTCATGAAGGAGTTGGGACAGCCCGCCTTCCGCGCACAACAGGTGCAGGAATGGCTCTACCAACGTCATGCAACCAGCTACGACGAGATGACGAACCTTCCTGGCGCCCTCAGGGAAGTGCTGGCGAAGCGTTTTCCGCTTACGACGCCGCTGATCGTCGATTGTCAGGTGTCGAAGGATAAGACGCGGAAGTACCTCATCGAGTTCGATGACGGTATCCGCGTGGAAACCGTCGCCATCCCTTCGCGCGGAGGCGATCGCCTCACCGTCTGCTTCTCCACGCAAGCCGGATGCGCCATCGGGTGCGCGTTCTGCGCGACGGGGCAAGAAGGCTTCGCACGCAACCTCACTCCGGGAGAAATCGTCGATCAGGTGTTGATCGCGCAGGAAGACATGGGGAAACGCGTGACGAACGTCGTGGGAATGGGCCAGGGCGAGCCGTTCCTCAACTACGACAACACCATGGCTGCGCTGCGCATCCTCAATCACAAGAAGGGCCTGGGGATCGGAGCGCGACATATCAGCGTGTCAACCTGCGGCATTCTGCCAGGTTTGAAGCGTTTCGCCGAAGAACCTGAGCAATTCACCCTCGCCGTGTCGCTTCATGCAGCGCGCCAGCCGATTCGCGACCTCATCATGCCCAATGTGGCGCGTTACAAGCTTCCTGCATTGAAAGAAGCACTCCAGGAGTACGTTTCCAAGACGAGCCGCCGCGTAACGCTCGAATACATCATGATCGAAGGCGTGAACGACGCACCGGCAGACCTGAAGGCGTTGCAGAAGTTCTGCTCGAACCTGATGTGCCACGTGAATCTGATCCCCATCAACGCAATAGAGGGATCGGAATTCCAGCCGAGCCCTCCGGAAACCATCGAACAGTGGCTTTCCGCGATCCAGAAGAAGGGAACGGAAGCGACGCTGCGTGATTCCCGCGGTTCCGATATCGCCGGTGCCTGCGGTCAGCTGAAAAACACGTTCAAATAA
- a CDS encoding D-alanine--D-alanine ligase family protein, whose amino-acid sequence MMKEGCMSDCRVALLAGGKSGEREVSLASAEGAREALEEAGFIVTQLDPAEKEDLKRLIDGPFDVAFLCLHGKYGEDGTVQGLLETIGLPYIGSGVWASALAMDKVKSKVYYERAGIPTPPSVSLQAGDSYDVDAIVEKLGTHCVVKPGTEGSALGVFIVEGAPAITDAIEKAFAIDSEVLIERYIKGKELTVAVIGSDEVEALPIIEIVPKSDFYDFESKYAPGGSQHLCPAPLSEETTRMVQDLAVRAHRALSCEGVSRSDFILEEDGSCWTLETNTIPGMTGTSLLPDAARAAGISFPELCTRLIGYALA is encoded by the coding sequence ATGATGAAAGAAGGATGCATGTCTGATTGCCGCGTGGCGTTGCTTGCCGGAGGAAAGAGTGGGGAGCGGGAGGTTTCCCTTGCGTCGGCCGAGGGGGCGCGTGAGGCTCTTGAGGAGGCCGGATTTATCGTTACGCAGCTCGATCCGGCTGAAAAAGAAGACCTGAAGCGCCTTATCGACGGCCCTTTTGATGTTGCGTTCCTCTGCCTGCATGGCAAATACGGCGAAGATGGCACCGTGCAGGGTCTTTTGGAGACGATCGGGCTCCCGTATATCGGCTCCGGCGTATGGGCGAGCGCGCTGGCCATGGATAAAGTGAAGTCGAAGGTGTATTACGAGCGGGCCGGCATCCCCACTCCCCCGTCGGTATCGCTGCAGGCGGGCGATTCTTACGACGTGGACGCCATCGTGGAAAAACTGGGAACGCATTGTGTGGTGAAACCGGGAACGGAAGGAAGCGCCCTGGGCGTGTTCATCGTCGAGGGAGCTCCTGCGATAACCGACGCGATCGAGAAGGCATTCGCCATCGATTCCGAGGTGCTTATCGAACGCTATATAAAAGGTAAGGAATTGACGGTTGCCGTTATAGGTAGCGACGAGGTGGAAGCGCTCCCGATCATCGAGATCGTGCCGAAAAGCGACTTCTACGACTTCGAGTCGAAATACGCGCCCGGCGGTTCGCAGCACCTGTGTCCCGCTCCGCTGTCCGAGGAAACGACGCGCATGGTACAGGACCTCGCCGTTCGCGCTCATCGTGCGCTTTCCTGCGAGGGCGTGTCGCGTTCGGATTTCATCCTGGAAGAGGATGGCTCGTGCTGGACGTTGGAGACGAACACGATTCCGGGCATGACGGGGACGTCGCTGCTCCCCGACGCCGCGCGCGCTGCGGGAATCTCGTTCCCGGAGTTGTGCACGCGGCTTATCGGCTATGCGCTTGCGTAG
- a CDS encoding helicase C-terminal domain-containing protein produces the protein MDKQNTPSQDTLQSFISDGTSQAIRDRYASLPEIAATADFGDLDRNVVVLDTETTGFSFHHDELTQIAAARMENGEIVEWFITFVNPGKPIPEDVAHLTDIHDSDVADAPSPSDALAKLVEFVGDAKVIAHNAEFDRTFTTRHPSGYPLLENTWIDSLDLARIALPRLKSHRLLDLVRAFGAPLSTHRADADVEATCAIFRILLAGVATMPPALVCEIAHMATPDEWSTQTVFAQFAEKYDVSRETLNLKFSLRTLRRDRLGKLERVAKLDADDIAADPQRALMFPSNEDIVQAFSEAGLVGALYDDFEPRMEQVDMAEAVRNAFSSSENLLVEAGTGVGKSMAYLVPSALTAQANNIAVGVATKTNTLLDQLVYHELPALAEALEAANPERPPLTYAPLKGFSHYPCLRKIDHIVADGAQTKLFGNKEQTQAPSLAALLSFIEQTEYDDMDSLKIDYRVLPRRIITTTANDCLRRKCPYFGTSCFVHGSRRRAEAADIVVTNHSLLFCDLVADGGLLPPIRYWVVDEAHGAEAEARRAFSLSLSADDITRLANRVGADEASRNVFVRAERRVVIPGMEEGSTLFYALTGKARAAGKAYADAARDFAGHLKDLLFFDQNRKGKGYEIVELWINADVRGSATFAQVASYGRAMTETAEKLVHVCQELVGYLEDLEGAAEIQREIASVAMELKEQMNAADIILDKAPETYAYAATLSRKKDRVAEKLEALLINVGEAMNETLFERTHSTVFASATLAVDDKFDAFESALGLNASEHSTCQTCKLDSSYDFDAHMTVYVASDMPEPNEAAYLSALQRLLVDVHRAQSGSMLTLFTNRREMERCFDEVQPQLKEDDLRVVCQKWGVSVKGLRDDFLADEHLSLFALKSFWEGFDAPGATLKGVIIPKLPFAKPTDPLSCERAARDDQAWRRYVLPAAVLETKQAAGRLIRKADDTGVLILTDRRLLTKSYGKAFLNSLPSRTIKVMTAAEIAVDLERMNDR, from the coding sequence ATGGATAAACAAAACACGCCCTCGCAGGATACCCTGCAAAGTTTCATAAGCGATGGTACTTCGCAGGCCATCCGCGACCGCTATGCGTCGCTGCCTGAAATCGCCGCTACGGCGGATTTCGGTGATCTCGACCGTAATGTCGTGGTACTGGACACGGAAACGACCGGTTTCTCGTTCCATCACGACGAATTGACCCAGATCGCCGCCGCCCGTATGGAGAACGGCGAGATCGTCGAGTGGTTCATCACGTTCGTGAACCCCGGGAAGCCCATCCCGGAGGATGTCGCGCACCTCACCGATATTCACGACAGCGATGTTGCCGATGCGCCGTCCCCTTCCGATGCGCTGGCGAAGCTGGTGGAGTTCGTCGGCGATGCGAAGGTCATCGCGCATAACGCTGAATTCGATCGCACCTTCACGACGCGTCATCCGAGTGGTTATCCTTTGCTGGAAAACACCTGGATCGACTCGCTCGACCTCGCGCGCATCGCGCTTCCCCGCTTGAAATCGCATCGTCTGCTCGACCTCGTGCGCGCGTTCGGCGCGCCGTTGTCGACGCACCGTGCCGATGCCGACGTCGAGGCAACCTGTGCCATCTTCCGCATCTTGTTGGCCGGCGTCGCGACGATGCCTCCTGCGCTTGTGTGCGAGATCGCGCATATGGCGACGCCCGATGAGTGGTCCACGCAGACGGTATTCGCGCAATTTGCTGAGAAGTACGATGTTTCACGTGAAACATTGAACCTGAAATTCTCGTTGCGCACGTTACGGCGCGACCGTTTGGGCAAACTTGAGCGTGTGGCGAAGCTGGACGCGGACGACATAGCGGCCGATCCTCAGCGCGCGCTCATGTTCCCTTCGAACGAAGATATCGTGCAGGCATTCTCCGAAGCCGGCCTCGTCGGCGCGCTGTACGACGATTTCGAGCCGCGCATGGAGCAAGTCGACATGGCGGAAGCGGTGCGCAACGCGTTCTCGAGTTCCGAGAACCTGTTGGTCGAAGCGGGCACGGGCGTGGGCAAGTCCATGGCGTACCTGGTGCCGTCGGCATTGACGGCGCAGGCCAACAACATTGCCGTCGGCGTGGCCACCAAGACGAACACCCTGCTCGACCAACTGGTCTACCACGAGCTGCCCGCGCTGGCAGAAGCGCTCGAAGCTGCCAATCCCGAGCGTCCCCCGTTGACGTATGCCCCGCTCAAGGGTTTCTCGCACTACCCGTGCCTGCGGAAGATCGATCATATCGTGGCCGATGGCGCGCAAACGAAGCTGTTCGGCAACAAAGAGCAGACCCAGGCCCCATCGCTTGCGGCACTGCTGTCGTTCATCGAGCAAACCGAGTACGACGACATGGACAGCCTCAAGATCGACTACCGCGTGCTGCCGCGCCGCATCATCACGACGACGGCGAACGACTGCTTGCGGCGCAAGTGTCCCTATTTTGGTACTTCGTGCTTCGTGCACGGATCGCGTCGCCGCGCGGAAGCGGCCGATATCGTGGTGACGAACCATAGCCTGCTGTTCTGCGACCTCGTGGCCGACGGCGGCTTGCTGCCACCGATCCGCTATTGGGTGGTGGACGAGGCCCACGGAGCCGAAGCCGAGGCGCGCCGCGCATTCTCGCTGTCGCTCTCGGCCGACGACATCACGCGCTTGGCCAATCGCGTGGGAGCCGACGAGGCGTCCCGCAACGTGTTCGTCCGTGCCGAGCGTCGCGTGGTGATTCCCGGCATGGAAGAGGGCTCCACGCTGTTTTATGCCCTCACCGGCAAGGCTCGCGCGGCGGGCAAGGCGTACGCCGATGCCGCCCGCGATTTCGCCGGGCATCTCAAGGACCTCCTGTTCTTCGATCAGAACAGGAAGGGCAAGGGCTATGAGATCGTCGAGCTGTGGATCAACGCCGACGTGCGTGGAAGCGCAACGTTTGCCCAGGTCGCAAGCTATGGACGGGCGATGACCGAAACCGCCGAAAAACTGGTGCACGTATGCCAGGAGCTGGTGGGCTACCTGGAGGACCTCGAGGGAGCCGCCGAGATACAGCGCGAGATCGCGTCGGTGGCGATGGAACTCAAAGAGCAGATGAACGCAGCTGATATCATCCTGGACAAGGCGCCGGAAACGTACGCGTATGCGGCGACCTTGAGCCGCAAGAAGGATCGTGTCGCCGAGAAGCTGGAAGCGCTGCTGATCAACGTGGGCGAAGCGATGAACGAGACGCTGTTCGAGCGCACGCATTCGACGGTATTCGCGTCTGCCACGCTGGCCGTGGACGACAAGTTCGACGCATTCGAAAGCGCGCTGGGCCTGAACGCATCGGAGCATTCGACCTGTCAGACGTGCAAGCTGGATTCAAGCTACGATTTCGACGCGCACATGACGGTCTACGTGGCCAGCGATATGCCCGAGCCGAACGAGGCCGCCTACCTTTCCGCGCTGCAGCGACTGCTGGTGGACGTGCACCGCGCGCAAAGCGGGTCGATGCTGACGCTGTTCACGAACCGCCGTGAGATGGAACGATGCTTCGACGAGGTGCAACCCCAGCTCAAAGAGGACGACCTGCGCGTGGTGTGCCAGAAGTGGGGCGTGTCGGTGAAGGGCCTGCGCGACGACTTCCTGGCCGACGAGCACCTGTCGCTGTTCGCGCTCAAAAGCTTCTGGGAGGGCTTCGACGCCCCCGGCGCCACCCTCAAGGGCGTCATCATCCCGAAACTGCCGTTCGCGAAGCCGACCGATCCGCTGTCGTGCGAGCGCGCCGCCCGCGACGACCAGGCATGGCGCCGCTACGTGCTGCCCGCCGCGGTCCTCGAGACGAAGCAGGCCGCCGGCCGCCTCATCAGGAAGGCCGACGACACGGGGGTGCTCATCCTCACCGATCGCCGCCTGTTGACGAAGAGCTACGGCAAGGCGTTCCTCAACTCGTTGCCCAGCAGGACCATCAAGGTGATGACCGCGGCCGAGATCGCGGTCGACCTCGAGCGCATGAACGACCGGTAG
- a CDS encoding ParB/RepB/Spo0J family partition protein produces MAKANKSGLGRGLNSLLGGAYEEAAPLEATPKRVLVEQEREEVSMPTPVRPESEPESANVSRETITSTQEESIVDGESQVTIKSVVQRRTDEVPIELVSPNPDQPRTNFKKEALEELAASIEKDGLLQPILVRPVGGNEYQIIAGERRWQACKIVGLKTVPVRIKDADDDQALELALVENIQRSDLNPIEEAYGYRRMMERRNLTQSEVAQAMSKGRSTVANALRLLELPEEAQQLLFEEKISAGHARAILSIPTKEGRQKLTDKLVAEKLTVREAEAIARLFSGKRSDTPTKKEPLPKTYKTVAKALKDVLNTPVKVKSSNGKNKIEIEFQDEEDLERLFEELIAAAS; encoded by the coding sequence GTGGCTAAAGCGAACAAAAGCGGGTTGGGTCGTGGCTTGAACTCGCTTCTTGGCGGAGCATACGAGGAGGCGGCTCCTCTCGAGGCTACTCCGAAACGCGTATTGGTAGAGCAGGAGCGCGAAGAAGTGTCGATGCCGACACCGGTTCGCCCCGAATCTGAGCCGGAATCTGCGAATGTTTCACGTGAAACAATTACGTCGACCCAAGAGGAATCGATTGTCGACGGCGAGAGCCAAGTGACCATCAAAAGCGTCGTGCAGCGCCGAACCGACGAGGTTCCTATCGAACTGGTGAGTCCGAACCCCGACCAGCCGCGTACGAATTTCAAGAAGGAAGCACTGGAGGAGCTTGCGGCATCCATCGAAAAGGACGGTTTGCTGCAGCCTATCCTCGTTCGTCCCGTGGGAGGCAACGAGTATCAGATCATTGCCGGCGAGCGTCGCTGGCAAGCATGCAAGATCGTGGGTTTGAAGACCGTTCCCGTGCGCATCAAGGACGCGGACGATGATCAAGCGCTCGAACTTGCCCTTGTGGAGAACATCCAGCGTTCCGATCTGAATCCTATAGAGGAAGCGTATGGGTATCGTCGCATGATGGAACGTCGCAACCTCACGCAATCCGAGGTAGCTCAGGCTATGTCGAAGGGTCGTTCTACGGTGGCGAACGCGCTTCGTTTGCTCGAGCTTCCTGAAGAAGCGCAGCAATTGCTGTTCGAGGAGAAGATTTCCGCGGGTCATGCGCGTGCTATTCTGTCCATTCCCACGAAAGAGGGACGTCAGAAGTTGACGGACAAGCTTGTGGCGGAAAAGCTCACCGTGCGCGAAGCGGAGGCTATTGCGCGCTTGTTCTCTGGAAAGCGCAGCGATACGCCGACGAAGAAGGAGCCGTTGCCGAAAACGTACAAGACGGTGGCGAAAGCGCTGAAAGATGTGCTGAACACGCCGGTGAAGGTTAAATCGTCGAATGGTAAGAACAAGATCGAGATCGAGTTCCAGGACGAGGAAGATCTCGAGCGGTTGTTCGAAGAGCTCATAGCCGCTGCATCTTAA
- a CDS encoding GntR family transcriptional regulator, producing the protein MKEKATLYEYVYRHLAGDIERGTLRYGDKLPSMHDLCERYRVGIRTIRDVQSTLKAEGYIVVEERKRAIVVYRPPDGADDRGIRSLLARRDAVSDCYRTLELVMPPLFFLSARSCSDEDLHGFARDAARVERGQHAEDWRLARSSAVLHGLLEKTGNPLFASCYASLERMARVPVIAGFDSPFSCRPVAEVDEGVLSWMLASLELRDADEVQRRFGLMYRGAGACVDAYLDKLEAACPPAAEEGESSSYAWNAKAGLEFVHGQIARTLVERITRGEFADGQMLPSIADLAAAYGVSHSTVQKAYGMLNAIGIAQTVNGLGTRVHLGSASFPAHWLEDLSFRRDVGTYVHALQMLCAVLPPALSATAPRIDAVADAVQRALAGEEGDWAVSKSLMAGFIGCVEPVALRTILQELNDLLRWGRFFMLFAASKASADALLSLAHAAYGQARAGDAEGFSRSMTSYYRLMLQAVLAFLEKAGMMETELVLIP; encoded by the coding sequence ATGAAAGAGAAGGCCACGCTATACGAGTACGTGTACCGGCACCTCGCTGGCGATATCGAGCGGGGCACGCTGCGCTATGGCGACAAACTCCCTTCCATGCACGATCTGTGCGAGCGCTACCGGGTGGGCATCAGGACCATCCGCGACGTGCAGAGCACGCTGAAGGCCGAGGGCTACATCGTCGTCGAGGAACGCAAGCGTGCCATCGTGGTGTATCGGCCGCCCGATGGCGCCGATGATCGCGGCATCCGCTCGCTGCTGGCGCGCCGCGACGCGGTGAGCGACTGCTACCGCACGCTCGAGCTGGTCATGCCGCCCCTCTTCTTCCTCTCCGCCCGCTCGTGCTCCGACGAGGACCTCCATGGCTTCGCCCGCGATGCCGCGCGCGTGGAGCGCGGGCAGCATGCGGAGGACTGGCGTCTCGCCCGATCGTCGGCCGTGCTGCACGGGCTGCTGGAGAAGACGGGGAACCCGCTGTTCGCCTCGTGTTACGCCAGCCTCGAGCGCATGGCGCGCGTGCCGGTGATCGCCGGGTTCGACAGCCCGTTCTCCTGCCGCCCGGTCGCGGAGGTCGACGAGGGCGTGCTGTCGTGGATGCTCGCGTCTTTGGAGCTGCGCGATGCGGACGAGGTGCAGCGCCGCTTCGGCCTCATGTATCGGGGCGCGGGCGCGTGCGTCGACGCGTACCTGGACAAGCTGGAGGCCGCCTGCCCGCCTGCCGCCGAGGAGGGGGAATCCTCGAGCTACGCCTGGAACGCGAAAGCGGGCCTCGAATTCGTACACGGGCAGATCGCCCGCACGCTCGTCGAGCGCATCACGCGGGGCGAGTTCGCCGACGGCCAGATGCTTCCCTCGATCGCCGATCTGGCCGCCGCGTACGGGGTTTCCCATTCGACGGTGCAGAAAGCCTACGGCATGCTGAACGCCATCGGCATCGCGCAAACCGTCAACGGGTTGGGCACGCGCGTTCATCTGGGCAGCGCGAGCTTCCCTGCGCATTGGCTCGAAGACCTCTCGTTCAGGCGCGACGTGGGCACGTACGTCCACGCGCTGCAGATGCTGTGCGCCGTGCTGCCGCCGGCGCTGAGCGCCACCGCGCCGCGCATCGACGCCGTTGCCGATGCCGTGCAGCGCGCCCTCGCGGGCGAAGAGGGCGATTGGGCCGTGTCGAAGTCCCTCATGGCGGGATTCATCGGATGCGTCGAGCCCGTCGCGTTGCGAACGATCCTGCAAGAGCTCAACGACCTGCTGCGATGGGGACGCTTCTTCATGCTGTTCGCCGCGTCGAAGGCGAGCGCCGATGCGCTGCTGTCGCTCGCGCACGCCGCGTACGGGCAGGCGCGCGCCGGCGATGCCGAAGGATTCTCCCGCTCGATGACGTCGTACTACCGCCTGATGCTCCAGGCCGTGCTCGCGTTTCTCGAGAAAGCGGGCATGATGGAAACCGAGCTTGTGCTCATCCCCTAG